In a genomic window of Polycladomyces abyssicola:
- a CDS encoding YqgQ family protein: MESSIRTMTDVRALLKRFGTIIYTGDELGDLDLMEEELAELHRWGIIETAEYIAACMVIRRRRMELDN, encoded by the coding sequence ATGGAGTCATCCATCCGGACAATGACCGATGTGCGTGCATTGCTCAAACGGTTCGGAACCATTATCTATACGGGGGACGAGTTGGGGGATCTGGATTTGATGGAGGAAGAGCTGGCCGAGTTGCACCGCTGGGGGATAATCGAAACGGCGGAATACATAGCCGCCTGTATGGTCATTCGTCGGCGGAGAATGGAATTGGATAATTGA
- a CDS encoding biotin transporter BioY, with translation MSKRVLNVRNMVLAAMFAALLAIGGQIRIPLEPVPITLQTLVVMLTGSILGAQIGAISMMVFILLVAFGAPILSGGAGGLGALLGPTGGYVLSWPLAVWVIGWLTERAQQLRVWNLTLYHLLGGVLLVYAAGVTWLAYVAGLGWKVAVLQGALPFIAGDVVKAVVASIVTLGVIRAYPAIRPRK, from the coding sequence GTGTCCAAACGTGTGTTGAACGTTCGCAATATGGTGTTGGCGGCGATGTTTGCCGCCCTGCTGGCCATCGGCGGGCAAATCCGCATTCCGCTGGAACCCGTTCCGATCACCTTACAGACATTGGTGGTGATGTTGACCGGTTCCATCCTGGGAGCACAGATCGGCGCGATCAGCATGATGGTGTTCATCCTGCTGGTGGCGTTCGGTGCCCCGATTTTGTCCGGTGGTGCTGGAGGATTGGGGGCTCTGTTAGGTCCGACCGGCGGATATGTGCTCAGCTGGCCTTTGGCCGTGTGGGTGATCGGTTGGTTGACGGAGCGTGCGCAGCAGTTGCGGGTGTGGAATCTCACCTTGTATCACCTGCTGGGCGGCGTATTGCTGGTATATGCGGCAGGAGTGACATGGTTGGCGTATGTGGCCGGTTTGGGATGGAAAGTGGCTGTATTACAAGGAGCGCTGCCGTTTATTGCGGGGGATGTCGTCAAGGCGGTAGTCGCTTCCATTGTCACGCTGGGCGTGATCCGTGCATATCCAGCCATTCGGCCCCGGAAATAA
- the speE gene encoding polyamine aminopropyltransferase: MKQTGLKGYVDWNGEMWLADSEEKDGFSSIWKVKQVLHKEQSEFQEVSVIETVGFGRALVLDGIIQTTERDAYIYNEMITHVPLATHPQPKTVCIIGGGDCGAAREVVKYPTVERVDMVEIDPKVVEVSRKYLPAVAGEGEPDPRIRFVYDDGAAFIRAHKDEYDVIIVDSSDPVGPAAVLFEEPFYRDVYAALKPDGLMVCQSESPVFYPHILKRVRDTLQSMYPVVRTYLATVPTYPGGIWSFTLASKQADPLQTQPDRLRDQDTKYVNRDIFRSCFVLPNDVRKIVQTG, translated from the coding sequence ATGAAACAGACAGGATTGAAAGGCTATGTGGATTGGAATGGAGAAATGTGGCTGGCCGACTCCGAAGAAAAAGACGGTTTCAGCTCGATTTGGAAGGTGAAGCAAGTCCTGCACAAGGAGCAATCCGAATTCCAGGAAGTGTCGGTGATCGAAACCGTGGGATTCGGTCGTGCTTTGGTGCTGGACGGCATCATTCAGACAACGGAGCGGGACGCCTATATCTATAATGAAATGATCACACACGTGCCGTTGGCGACCCATCCCCAGCCCAAGACGGTGTGCATCATCGGTGGCGGGGACTGCGGGGCGGCCAGGGAAGTTGTCAAATATCCGACGGTGGAACGGGTGGACATGGTGGAAATTGATCCCAAAGTGGTCGAAGTCAGCAGGAAATACTTGCCCGCCGTGGCCGGGGAAGGAGAACCGGACCCGCGCATTCGTTTTGTCTATGACGATGGAGCCGCCTTCATCCGTGCACACAAGGATGAATACGATGTCATCATTGTCGATTCATCTGATCCAGTTGGGCCGGCGGCGGTATTGTTCGAAGAGCCGTTTTACCGCGATGTGTACGCTGCTTTGAAACCGGACGGGTTGATGGTATGCCAGAGCGAATCGCCGGTCTTCTATCCCCATATCTTGAAACGCGTCCGGGATACGCTGCAATCGATGTATCCGGTGGTTCGCACGTATTTGGCAACGGTACCGACGTATCCGGGCGGAATCTGGAGCTTCACACTGGCGTCGAAACAGGCCGATCCGTTGCAAACCCAACCCGACCGGTTGCGTGATCAGGACACGAAGTACGTTAACCGGGATATTTTCCGCAGTTGTTTCGTCTTGCCGAACGACGTCCGGAAAATTGTGCAGACCGGTTGA
- a CDS encoding S1C family serine protease, with the protein MQRKIRLHRSEPISSSATHPANHFVRVVKRVRKGIVSIITEEKPRNLEEHILSMLIPGWSSSTSDPPPRHFGTGFVIHPDGYLVTNEHVIRDADKIAVKLDGYTRFLPAQRVWSDEERDLAVIKVQPPHPLKPLRLGSAETVEVGEWVIAVGNPMGLNHTVTVGVISGKNRPLQVANRYYGNVIQTDAAINPGNSGGPLINILGEVIGINTLIIYPSQSIGFAIPIDDIKPWIRKYMS; encoded by the coding sequence ATGCAACGCAAAATCCGATTGCATCGTTCGGAACCGATCTCCTCTTCGGCGACGCACCCGGCCAATCATTTTGTAAGAGTGGTGAAACGGGTGCGCAAAGGCATCGTATCGATCATCACCGAAGAGAAACCGCGCAATCTCGAAGAGCATATCCTGAGCATGCTGATTCCGGGCTGGTCCTCCTCCACCAGCGATCCGCCTCCTCGTCATTTCGGAACGGGGTTTGTCATTCATCCAGACGGCTATTTGGTCACCAATGAACACGTCATCCGAGACGCCGACAAAATCGCGGTCAAGTTGGACGGGTACACGCGCTTTCTACCAGCTCAGAGAGTCTGGTCCGATGAAGAACGCGATTTGGCGGTGATCAAGGTACAACCACCCCATCCGTTGAAACCTCTCCGCTTGGGGAGTGCTGAAACGGTGGAAGTGGGTGAGTGGGTGATTGCAGTCGGTAATCCGATGGGACTGAACCATACCGTCACCGTGGGCGTCATCAGCGGAAAAAACCGGCCACTGCAGGTAGCCAATCGCTATTACGGGAACGTCATTCAAACGGATGCGGCCATCAATCCGGGGAACAGCGGCGGTCCGCTCATCAACATACTGGGTGAAGTCATCGGTATCAACACCTTGATCATCTATCCGTCGCAGAGCATCGGATTTGCGATTCCGATTGACGACATCAAGCCGTGGATCCGGAAATATATGAGTTAA
- a CDS encoding TetR/AcrR family transcriptional regulator — MSKKSWDEWVHDIAEQYDLNLKTDKETQKQKKILEAAIHVFAEKGFSGASTSEIAERAGVAEATIFKHYRTKKGLLLRLVIPAIARVASSYIATPVLNILDQDKPMEEILRELVIDRKELLEKNRKTIRIILVESLFHPEIREALKNHVAKNVFHMASDKIEELKTMGKLRADLPNHVILRAVMSQIGAYLLARNVVPELLAQGEEDEEIDWIVNVLMNGITPKKQSKTESDTHEESH, encoded by the coding sequence ATGTCCAAGAAAAGTTGGGATGAATGGGTTCATGATATTGCGGAGCAATACGATTTAAACCTGAAAACGGACAAAGAAACACAAAAACAGAAAAAGATTTTGGAAGCGGCCATTCATGTGTTTGCGGAAAAAGGCTTCAGCGGTGCCTCGACCAGCGAGATCGCCGAACGGGCCGGCGTGGCTGAAGCCACCATTTTCAAGCATTACCGTACCAAAAAAGGATTGCTTTTACGCTTGGTCATCCCGGCGATTGCCCGGGTGGCCAGTTCTTATATTGCCACTCCCGTGCTCAACATCCTCGACCAGGACAAGCCGATGGAGGAAATTTTACGCGAACTGGTCATCGACCGGAAGGAACTTCTGGAAAAGAACCGGAAAACGATTCGCATCATTTTGGTGGAGAGTTTGTTCCATCCGGAGATTCGCGAAGCCCTGAAAAACCATGTCGCCAAAAATGTGTTCCATATGGCGTCTGATAAGATCGAGGAGCTGAAAACCATGGGCAAACTGCGCGCCGACCTCCCCAACCATGTCATTTTGCGGGCAGTCATGTCACAAATTGGGGCATACTTGTTAGCGCGCAACGTGGTTCCCGAATTATTGGCCCAAGGGGAAGAGGATGAGGAAATTGACTGGATCGTCAATGTGTTGATGAACGGCATTACTCCCAAAAAGCAGTCCAAAACCGAATCCGACACGCACGAAGAAAGCCATTGA
- a CDS encoding ABC transporter ATP-binding protein has product MIELHRITKQFGTFRAVNQVSLTVSKGSVFGLLGANGAGKTTLIRIMCGILPPTSGRGQVLGHDIVKERAQIKKRIGYMSQKFSLYPDLTVEENIRFYAQLYGVDQIKKRVEELIEQFSLQDVAKKRMAALGGGVRQRVAFASAIVHMPPLLFLDEPTSGVDPLTRRLFWERLYELTEKGMTILVTTHYMDEAERCDQVALMNKGQIVAKGKVDELKERYAAELGTARPTLEEIFVHVISQGGEDVQEKLG; this is encoded by the coding sequence ATGATCGAACTCCACCGGATCACCAAACAATTTGGTACCTTTCGCGCGGTGAATCAGGTATCATTAACAGTATCAAAAGGGAGTGTTTTTGGACTGCTCGGTGCCAACGGAGCCGGCAAAACAACCCTCATCCGGATCATGTGCGGAATTTTGCCCCCCACGAGCGGCAGAGGGCAGGTTTTGGGACATGACATTGTCAAAGAACGGGCACAGATTAAAAAGCGGATCGGGTACATGTCGCAAAAATTTTCCCTGTATCCTGATTTGACCGTCGAGGAAAATATCCGATTCTATGCGCAGTTGTATGGTGTGGATCAGATCAAAAAGCGAGTGGAGGAACTGATCGAGCAGTTTTCTCTCCAAGATGTGGCCAAGAAGAGAATGGCGGCGCTCGGGGGCGGAGTTCGACAGCGGGTTGCTTTCGCTTCCGCGATCGTACACATGCCACCGCTCTTGTTTCTTGATGAGCCGACCAGTGGTGTCGACCCTTTGACCCGACGCCTGTTCTGGGAACGGTTGTATGAGCTGACCGAAAAAGGGATGACCATTTTGGTGACCACGCACTACATGGATGAGGCGGAGCGATGCGACCAAGTTGCGCTCATGAATAAAGGGCAGATCGTGGCAAAAGGAAAAGTGGACGAATTGAAAGAGCGTTACGCCGCTGAATTGGGGACGGCACGGCCAACGTTGGAAGAAATCTTTGTACATGTGATCAGCCAAGGAGGAGAAGATGTCCAAGAAAAGTTGGGATGA
- a CDS encoding ABC transporter ATP-binding protein — MISFQDVSFRYGKEEVLRNLSFQIGKGEIVGIVGPDGAGKSTLLKLLVGLLKPKKGSIQYRESFSSGFVAEHFGLYEDMSIEENLLFYGRLYGLSREEAKQRSEQLLEWTKLSAFKDRLAGNLSGGMKRKMAISAAFLHRPSCVILDEPTHGVDPVSRREIWQLIREVKGEGATVIVSTQYLDEVPHCDEVLLLYRGELMKKASPQALIDEFPYAVYRIPDLRHMSLRELLKLKNIPHVADAFPRGVDWVFLVGREEGVHALRDWIREKGLSREVERIQPTFEDVFINWMRKGGSQR, encoded by the coding sequence ATGATCTCGTTTCAGGATGTTTCATTTCGTTACGGCAAAGAAGAAGTGCTGAGAAATCTTTCGTTTCAAATTGGGAAAGGCGAAATCGTGGGGATCGTCGGTCCCGATGGTGCCGGAAAATCCACGCTGTTGAAGTTGCTCGTGGGGCTTTTGAAGCCGAAGAAAGGCAGCATTCAATATCGCGAGTCGTTTTCATCGGGATTTGTGGCGGAGCACTTTGGATTGTATGAGGATATGAGCATTGAGGAGAATCTGCTGTTTTACGGCCGCTTATACGGCTTGTCCAGGGAAGAGGCGAAACAGCGGAGCGAACAGCTCTTGGAATGGACAAAACTCTCCGCGTTCAAGGATCGTTTGGCGGGAAACCTTTCCGGCGGGATGAAACGGAAAATGGCTATCAGCGCCGCATTTCTCCATCGCCCGTCATGCGTGATTCTGGATGAGCCGACGCATGGGGTGGATCCGGTATCGCGGCGCGAGATTTGGCAACTGATCCGGGAAGTGAAAGGCGAAGGGGCCACCGTCATCGTCTCGACGCAATACCTGGATGAGGTGCCCCACTGCGACGAGGTGCTGCTTCTGTACCGGGGAGAGCTGATGAAAAAAGCGTCCCCGCAGGCTCTCATCGATGAGTTTCCTTATGCGGTGTATCGCATCCCCGATTTGCGCCACATGTCCCTGAGGGAATTGCTGAAGCTAAAAAACATCCCCCATGTCGCCGATGCGTTTCCGCGTGGGGTTGATTGGGTTTTTCTCGTCGGCCGGGAAGAAGGGGTTCATGCCTTGCGCGACTGGATTCGGGAAAAAGGGCTTTCGCGTGAAGTGGAGCGCATACAGCCCACGTTTGAAGATGTGTTCATCAATTGGATGAGGAAAGGGGGGAGCCAGAGATGA
- a CDS encoding ABC transporter permease, whose product MWKRIGALIVKEFIQLKRDRRTLAMMIMLPVIWLVAFGYAVNFDVNHFRVFVVDQAKSEDSRQVIHEVEANEEMSVVDRGTEQEARDALKYGKADVAILFPKEYDSIAKSKEQQLNILVDGSRLFTAQSAVREVSEVLGDIQKANMKELRQNVEERFKGDEAPEVKLELPPDSPLAELPPNVTKDLQNQIKSQIRAVMKEQMEEQKKELEDQFPDPEYMAAKVEVLYNKDLKSVYYMIPGLMGLVLIFITTFMTALGVVREKERGTLEQLIVSPLRSVELILGKLLPYMIIATVDFLLVLAVGIGVFDVPFTGDLVSYLLMALIFLFASLGIGLFISTVSQNQQQAMQLAMMTLLPQFILSGFVFPLEAMPEWIRWLSYFMPLTYFLPISRDVALKGMSAWDHPVAMAMLAFFAVLFLLVATVRFRRSLT is encoded by the coding sequence GTGTGGAAACGGATTGGAGCGCTGATTGTCAAGGAGTTTATCCAGCTGAAACGTGATCGGCGCACGCTGGCGATGATGATTATGCTTCCGGTCATCTGGCTGGTTGCGTTCGGGTACGCTGTCAATTTTGATGTGAATCATTTCCGGGTTTTTGTCGTTGACCAAGCGAAAAGCGAAGACAGCCGCCAAGTGATCCATGAAGTGGAAGCGAATGAGGAGATGAGCGTGGTGGATCGGGGCACGGAACAAGAAGCGCGTGATGCATTGAAATACGGCAAGGCCGACGTGGCCATCTTGTTCCCCAAAGAGTATGATTCCATCGCGAAAAGCAAAGAACAGCAACTGAATATCTTGGTAGACGGAAGCCGCCTGTTCACGGCCCAATCAGCGGTGCGCGAAGTGAGTGAGGTTTTGGGTGACATTCAAAAAGCTAACATGAAAGAGCTCCGGCAAAACGTCGAAGAACGTTTCAAGGGCGATGAAGCGCCGGAGGTGAAACTGGAGCTTCCCCCCGACTCACCGCTTGCCGAACTTCCGCCGAATGTGACGAAGGATTTGCAAAACCAAATCAAGTCCCAGATCCGGGCGGTGATGAAAGAGCAGATGGAGGAGCAGAAAAAGGAATTGGAAGATCAGTTCCCGGACCCCGAGTATATGGCTGCCAAGGTGGAAGTATTGTACAACAAGGACTTGAAGAGCGTGTACTACATGATTCCTGGTTTGATGGGATTGGTGCTGATCTTCATCACCACTTTCATGACGGCACTCGGCGTGGTTCGGGAGAAGGAAAGGGGCACCCTGGAGCAACTGATCGTCTCGCCGCTCCGTTCGGTCGAATTAATCCTGGGGAAACTGCTTCCCTACATGATCATCGCCACTGTTGATTTCCTTTTGGTGCTTGCGGTCGGCATCGGAGTGTTTGACGTTCCGTTCACGGGAGATTTGGTGTCTTACCTCTTGATGGCGCTCATTTTCTTGTTCGCGTCGCTGGGCATCGGTTTGTTCATTTCGACGGTATCGCAAAACCAGCAACAAGCGATGCAGCTCGCCATGATGACGTTGCTGCCGCAATTCATCCTGTCCGGCTTTGTCTTCCCGTTGGAAGCGATGCCCGAGTGGATCCGCTGGTTGTCTTATTTCATGCCGCTCACCTATTTCTTGCCGATCAGCCGTGACGTGGCCCTCAAAGGCATGAGTGCATGGGATCACCCGGTGGCGATGGCAATGCTGGCTTTCTTCGCCGTGTTGTTCTTGTTGGTAGCGACAGTTCGCTTCAGACGCAGCTTGACTTAA
- a CDS encoding molybdopterin-dependent oxidoreductase, with protein MKSDGLLTHKTEVHYRTCPLCEATCGLEIHTANQDILTIRGDSEDPFSRGYLCPKGFSLKEFHADPDRIKKPMVRRGTEWHEVTWEDAFAEIRKRLLPIMKEHGPDSVGIYLGNPYAHNLSAQLYAPMFIRAIGTRNRFSASTVDQIPKQLSTELMFGGNFNIPVPDIDRTNYMLVIGANPLVSNGSLLTAPNMRSRIKALKNRGGKLVVIDPVRTVTAKVADEHHFIRPGTDALFLFALVHTLFEDGLVNSGRLTEHLIGLDEVRALAQEFSPEAVSPLCGIPADTIRRLAREVASAPTAAVYGRMGTCTQAYGTINSWLVDVLNILTGNLDRPGGVMFPKPAAATSSGKRRRIRYGRFHSRVRNMPEVIGELPAVCMAEEMEVPGPGQIKAFITIAGNPALSTPNGNRLQKAFENLEFMISIDCYINETTRHAHVFLPAPSPLERSHYDLIFYQLSVRNMAHYSPPVFELPADQLDEWEILLNLTAILSEKELGSDPVKALDDFAIMQLIQQEVKNPNSTIAGREPKEIMSQLNAERGPERMLDFLLRVGPYGDHFGSNPEGLSLAVLKANPHGVDLGPLVPRIPEILATPSGKIELAPDLLVEDEKRLRKTLRASPRENMVLVGRRNLRSNNSWFHNIETLVNGDNQCTLWIHPDDAARLGLSNGDEAVVTSRTGKIQVPVKVTEDVMPGVISLPHGWGHHLPGIRLETANRHAGVNSNILSDELAVDELSGNAILNGIPVVVMKSHPETVKRISKS; from the coding sequence ATGAAATCTGATGGACTGCTTACTCACAAAACGGAAGTCCATTACAGAACATGTCCTCTTTGTGAAGCCACTTGTGGTCTTGAGATTCATACTGCCAATCAAGACATTCTGACCATTCGCGGCGATTCTGAAGATCCGTTTAGTCGGGGTTATTTGTGTCCAAAGGGATTTAGCTTAAAAGAATTCCATGCAGATCCGGATCGTATTAAAAAGCCTATGGTCCGTAGAGGAACGGAATGGCACGAAGTGACATGGGAAGATGCATTTGCAGAGATTCGCAAACGACTGCTTCCTATCATGAAGGAGCATGGACCGGACTCTGTCGGTATCTATCTGGGTAATCCCTACGCTCATAACCTTTCCGCCCAACTTTATGCTCCTATGTTCATCCGGGCAATAGGTACCCGAAACAGATTTTCCGCCAGTACTGTGGATCAGATACCGAAGCAGCTTTCGACTGAACTGATGTTTGGTGGTAATTTTAACATACCGGTTCCCGATATAGACCGTACAAATTATATGTTGGTGATTGGTGCCAACCCGTTGGTATCGAATGGCTCTCTGTTGACTGCACCCAATATGAGATCGCGAATCAAGGCGTTAAAAAATCGGGGCGGCAAGTTAGTCGTCATTGATCCTGTACGAACTGTTACAGCAAAAGTGGCCGATGAACATCACTTTATCCGTCCGGGAACGGATGCTTTATTTCTCTTTGCGCTTGTTCATACTCTTTTTGAAGATGGTTTGGTAAATTCAGGAAGGCTGACAGAACACTTGATCGGTTTGGACGAAGTGCGAGCGTTGGCTCAGGAATTCTCTCCCGAGGCAGTCTCCCCCTTATGTGGAATCCCTGCTGACACCATCCGACGTTTGGCCCGTGAGGTTGCTTCGGCACCAACAGCCGCGGTTTACGGTCGAATGGGGACATGTACACAGGCTTATGGGACAATCAACAGTTGGCTGGTTGATGTGTTGAATATCTTAACCGGAAACTTGGATCGTCCAGGCGGTGTGATGTTTCCAAAACCTGCTGCAGCAACCAGCTCCGGCAAGAGGCGCAGAATCCGTTACGGCCGGTTTCACAGCCGTGTTCGAAACATGCCTGAAGTGATCGGGGAATTGCCAGCTGTCTGTATGGCCGAAGAAATGGAAGTACCTGGCCCCGGGCAAATCAAAGCGTTTATTACAATTGCCGGGAATCCGGCTCTCTCAACTCCAAATGGCAACCGGCTTCAGAAAGCTTTCGAGAATCTGGAGTTCATGATCAGTATTGATTGTTATATTAATGAAACAACCAGACATGCACACGTGTTCCTGCCAGCGCCATCACCACTGGAACGTTCTCATTATGATCTGATATTTTATCAACTGTCGGTAAGAAATATGGCACACTATTCCCCACCAGTCTTCGAATTGCCAGCTGATCAACTGGACGAGTGGGAAATCTTGCTTAACCTGACGGCCATTCTTAGCGAAAAAGAACTTGGCAGTGATCCGGTAAAGGCTTTGGACGATTTCGCCATTATGCAGTTGATCCAACAAGAGGTGAAAAATCCAAATTCAACGATTGCCGGCCGTGAACCGAAGGAAATTATGTCTCAACTGAATGCGGAACGGGGTCCAGAACGAATGCTTGATTTCTTACTGCGGGTGGGACCGTATGGCGACCACTTCGGATCCAACCCGGAAGGCTTAAGCCTGGCTGTCTTGAAAGCCAACCCGCACGGCGTCGACCTAGGGCCGCTTGTACCCCGCATACCGGAAATTTTGGCTACACCATCGGGAAAAATTGAGTTGGCTCCAGATTTGCTGGTTGAGGATGAAAAGAGGCTTCGGAAAACGCTTCGGGCATCTCCGAGGGAGAATATGGTTTTGGTGGGAAGACGGAATTTGCGCTCCAACAACTCGTGGTTCCATAACATAGAAACATTGGTAAACGGGGATAATCAATGTACACTGTGGATTCATCCTGATGATGCGGCCCGACTGGGTCTGTCAAACGGAGACGAAGCGGTAGTCACTTCTCGTACGGGTAAGATTCAGGTTCCGGTTAAGGTCACGGAAGATGTGATGCCTGGTGTTATCAGTCTTCCGCATGGCTGGGGACATCATCTTCCGGGTATTCGTCTCGAAACTGCTAATCGACATGCCGGAGTCAACTCCAACATACTGTCTGATGAACTAGCCGTAGACGAACTATCCGGGAATGCGATTTTGAATGGAATTCCTGTGGTTGTGATGAAATCTCACCCCGAAACGGTGAAGAGGATCAGCAAAAGTTAG
- a CDS encoding helix-turn-helix domain-containing protein: MQSLQIDKIGDVIRKIRKKRGLRLEDLADDNISPATISNIERGIPHVHPDKIRYLLSKLDLDLDALPKLIQEERQELERLRFRLASIETLHDLGHADEALRRIDELSLDDTHDLAAVVYYLKGKCYITKGYLRRAERLLFNAIRLTGQQPEQRKNNLEAAAFCELGSVYFAQHRYEQALQYIENGLSAFHPDGERSQLRYLLLVNKAACLDRLGRTGEAFQTVEILWHHLHQIHHIHTVLKTYELRTELLLRQRLSEDAISCALEGLEIARLNHQYDRAFHLWTLLGNIYFQNRDWENAELCFCLALRLKNRLRDQQAILEAYTRLGLLYMTQEKWDQAREQLDQALKLGRQYPYIPVYADALMAMGNYYRQQGELKEAADHYREAVKWARKNGDRKRERDALFHQAQCLRDENPDWFRSCLEELYRAEIALRESDTPNQP, translated from the coding sequence TTGCAGTCCCTACAAATAGATAAAATCGGTGATGTAATAAGAAAAATTCGAAAGAAGCGCGGACTGCGCTTGGAAGATCTGGCCGACGACAATATTTCCCCCGCTACGATCAGCAATATTGAGCGCGGAATTCCGCACGTTCATCCCGACAAAATCCGTTACCTGCTCTCCAAGCTGGACTTGGACTTGGATGCATTACCCAAACTGATACAGGAAGAGCGTCAAGAGCTGGAACGTCTGCGTTTCCGCCTCGCATCCATCGAAACATTGCACGATCTCGGACATGCTGACGAAGCATTGAGACGAATCGACGAATTATCATTGGACGATACCCATGATTTGGCCGCAGTTGTATATTACCTCAAGGGAAAATGCTATATAACCAAAGGTTACTTGCGCAGAGCCGAACGGTTACTGTTCAATGCGATTCGGCTGACCGGACAACAACCCGAGCAACGAAAAAACAACTTGGAAGCAGCCGCTTTTTGTGAGCTGGGCTCGGTCTATTTCGCCCAGCACCGTTATGAACAGGCCTTGCAATATATTGAGAACGGATTGTCTGCCTTCCATCCGGACGGTGAACGAAGCCAGCTCCGCTACCTGCTGTTGGTCAATAAAGCAGCATGCTTGGATCGGCTGGGCCGGACCGGTGAAGCCTTTCAAACCGTGGAAATCCTGTGGCATCACCTGCACCAGATCCATCACATTCACACCGTTTTGAAAACTTACGAATTACGGACGGAATTGCTTCTTCGACAACGCCTGTCGGAAGATGCAATTTCGTGCGCTCTTGAGGGATTGGAAATTGCTCGTTTGAACCATCAGTATGATCGCGCGTTTCATTTATGGACTTTACTCGGAAACATATATTTTCAGAACCGAGACTGGGAAAATGCAGAACTTTGTTTTTGCTTGGCCCTCCGGTTAAAAAACCGTCTCCGTGATCAACAGGCCATCCTGGAAGCCTATACCCGGTTGGGATTGTTGTACATGACACAGGAAAAATGGGATCAAGCTCGGGAACAACTCGATCAGGCGCTCAAATTGGGACGCCAATATCCCTATATTCCGGTGTATGCCGATGCCCTGATGGCCATGGGGAATTATTACCGTCAACAGGGTGAATTGAAGGAAGCGGCCGATCATTACCGGGAAGCAGTAAAATGGGCACGAAAAAATGGTGATCGGAAACGGGAACGGGACGCGCTGTTCCATCAAGCGCAATGCTTGAGAGATGAGAATCCCGATTGGTTCCGTTCCTGCTTGGAGGAGCTGTATCGAGCGGAAATAGCGTTGCGGGAAAGCGACACACCGAATCAGCCATAA